The genomic region AGACAAAATAGCTTGGTATATGGAAAATTCAGAGGGTAAAACCCACGAGGTAGGAAAAAAAGAAGAAAACTCATGTGGCCTAAAAGATATGTTAGGAAACGTTTGGGAGTGGTGTTGGGATTTATATGACGAAAAGGTATACGGCTCATATGGTATTTTTCGTGGAGGTGGATGGTCTGATTCAGAGCGAGGTTGTCTTGCTACAAATCGCCGCCGTAGTCAAATCCTACATTTTATATTAAGGATCTAGTTTTAGAATTGCAAAATCTATTATTGTAGATGAGTCAACAAGGAATAAATAGTAGAGAAAAAGCAAAAGGGGAGAAGTTATGCATATAACAACTATTAAAACTGGAAATACAAATGTTGCCGTTATTAGAAGTGAAGAGACAGTTATATATAATATTCAATCAGCCTTAAATTTAATTGCAACAATCAATTATGAAACAGTCAGTGATTTGATAGTTTTAAACAAAACAGCAATTGTAGAGGATTTTTTCGATTTAAAAACAAAACTGGCTGAAGAAATTCTACAGAAGTTTATAAATTATAGGGTAAAAGTAGCTATAGTAGGTGATTTTTCAATATATTCAAGTAAGAGTTTAATTGATTTTATTTATGAGAGTAATAATGGAAAAGATTTATTTTTCTTGAGAAATGAGCAAGAGGCTATAGATAAATTAGCTTACTTAGCTATACTATAAACCTTAAGAATACTATAGAAGGGGAAGATTAAATGGGTAGGATAATTCCTACCTTATTTAAATTAATTAAAGATTAATAAATTCAATAAAAAAAAAGAAATTCTATATTACCCGTTGACATTGACGCTGCGTAAAGGTGTACTATTATTTTAACAGGAGGTGAAAGCATGGAATACACAGTGCAAAAACTAGCTCAAATTGCAGGCATAAGTGCACGTACATTAAGGTATTATGATGAAATAGGAATTCTTAAGCCGGCAAGAATTAATTCATCAGGATATCGAATTTATGGAAAAAAAGAGGTTGATAGATTACAACAGATACTCTTCTATAAAGAGTTGGGCCTCAATTTGGAAAATATTCATGAAATTGTAACAAGTCCTGCTTTTGATGAGGTAAGTGCACTTAGAGATCATCGTGATAAGCTTCTAGTGAAAATAGAGGAGTTAAACTTATTAATAAGTAATGTGAATAAGACTATAGCGTCAAAAGAAGGGAGTATTAATATGAGTGATAAAGAAAAATTTGAGGGCTTTAAGAAGACACTTATTGATGATAATGAGTCAAAGTATGGTAGCGAAATTCGTAAAAAGTATGGAGATGCTGCAGTAGATAAATCATATAACAAGATTAAGAAAATGACTCAGGAAGAATATGAACAAGCAAATAAGTTAGCAGCGAAAGTATTAGAAACACTGAATGAAGCATTTAAAACTGGTGATCCATCAGGAGAATTAGCACAAAAAGCAGCAAACT from Serpentinicella alkaliphila harbors:
- a CDS encoding MerR family transcriptional regulator, which translates into the protein MEYTVQKLAQIAGISARTLRYYDEIGILKPARINSSGYRIYGKKEVDRLQQILFYKELGLNLENIHEIVTSPAFDEVSALRDHRDKLLVKIEELNLLISNVNKTIASKEGSINMSDKEKFEGFKKTLIDDNESKYGSEIRKKYGDAAVDKSYNKIKKMTQEEYEQANKLAAKVLETLNEAFKTGDPSGELAQKAANLHRQWLCFYWNEYSKEAHAGIGQMYVADERFTAYYDKDQPGIAEFLRDAILVYTGLK
- a CDS encoding DUF4180 domain-containing protein, whose product is MHITTIKTGNTNVAVIRSEETVIYNIQSALNLIATINYETVSDLIVLNKTAIVEDFFDLKTKLAEEILQKFINYRVKVAIVGDFSIYSSKSLIDFIYESNNGKDLFFLRNEQEAIDKLAYLAIL